From Candidatus Hadarchaeales archaeon, one genomic window encodes:
- a CDS encoding methyl-coenzyme M reductase operon protein D: protein MEAQKPEVEIFPYRLPSDETVSKFLNGLREIKGVLRVMMHGPSVYYRRYIEVGGKKIILRIQVGKFWVEMESLEELEAIRELCKRVFPYGFELKVGRFTMEKEPLSGRRLVLRMDTCFLEGGEE from the coding sequence GTGGAGGCCCAGAAGCCAGAGGTTGAGATTTTCCCCTACAGACTGCCCAGCGATGAGACCGTTTCCAAATTCCTCAACGGACTGAGGGAAATAAAGGGAGTCTTGAGGGTGATGATGCATGGTCCCTCCGTTTACTACCGGAGGTACATAGAAGTTGGGGGGAAGAAGATCATCCTCCGCATCCAGGTGGGGAAGTTCTGGGTGGAAATGGAGAGTTTGGAGGAGCTGGAGGCCATCAGGGAGCTTTGCAAGCGGGTCTTCCCCTACGGATTCGAGCTCAAAGTGGGGAGGTTCACCATGGAAAAGGAACCCCTGAGCGGGAGGAGATTGGTGCTCAGAATGGACACTTGTTTTTTGGAGGGAGGAGAGGAGTGA
- a CDS encoding (Fe-S)-binding protein gives MKSGELLRELYHCLHCHLCNFADWHALDEWLPLCPSYSYFGFESFSASGKMEIARALLSGELKPSARTLQILFSDLGCGACHSQCHGLTGLKVDHVELFEELKAMLVERGYGPMPKQKSYAESIRKNHNPYGEKHEKRTAWLEKELPSQAKTVYFVGCTSSYRQKEIARNTIEILLRSGEEFALLGGEEWCCGSPLLRTGQRKLAKELAEHNLEALRKAGAKTVVFSCAGCYKTFSKDYPRLLGRELGMELLHTSQYFLRILSGRKLKGNGRKVTYHDPCHLGRGMGVYEPPRELLRLVSGSLIEMKRSRENSWCCGAGSGVKSAFPDFALWSASKRLEEAEKTGAEVLVSSCPFCKRNLEDAGRKRGGMEVKDLSELLAEALA, from the coding sequence ATGAAATCCGGAGAACTTCTCCGGGAACTCTACCACTGCCTCCACTGTCATTTATGTAACTTCGCCGACTGGCATGCCCTCGACGAGTGGCTACCCCTCTGTCCCTCCTATTCCTACTTCGGCTTCGAATCCTTTTCCGCCTCCGGTAAGATGGAGATCGCCAGGGCCCTTCTCTCTGGAGAGCTGAAGCCCTCCGCCCGCACCCTCCAAATCCTCTTCAGCGATCTGGGGTGCGGTGCCTGCCACAGCCAATGCCATGGCCTCACAGGATTGAAGGTGGATCACGTCGAACTCTTTGAAGAGTTGAAGGCCATGCTAGTGGAGCGGGGTTACGGTCCCATGCCCAAACAAAAATCCTACGCGGAAAGCATCCGAAAGAACCATAACCCCTATGGAGAAAAACACGAAAAGAGGACGGCTTGGTTGGAGAAGGAGCTTCCCTCTCAGGCCAAGACGGTCTATTTCGTGGGTTGCACCTCCTCCTATCGTCAGAAAGAGATAGCGAGAAACACCATCGAGATCTTGCTGCGTTCGGGAGAGGAGTTTGCCTTACTCGGGGGGGAAGAATGGTGCTGTGGCTCTCCCCTCCTGCGCACCGGACAGAGGAAGCTGGCCAAGGAGCTGGCGGAACACAACTTGGAGGCCCTCAGGAAGGCCGGTGCCAAAACCGTGGTCTTTTCCTGTGCCGGCTGCTATAAAACCTTCTCCAAAGACTATCCACGCCTGCTGGGGAGGGAATTGGGGATGGAACTCCTCCACACCAGCCAATATTTCCTGAGGATCCTCTCCGGAAGAAAGCTGAAGGGGAACGGCAGGAAGGTCACCTACCACGATCCATGTCACCTGGGAAGGGGAATGGGGGTCTACGAACCTCCCAGGGAACTCCTGAGGCTCGTCTCCGGAAGTCTAATAGAGATGAAGAGGTCTAGGGAGAATTCCTGGTGCTGTGGGGCAGGAAGCGGGGTGAAATCGGCCTTTCCCGACTTCGCCCTTTGGTCCGCCTCCAAACGCTTGGAAGAAGCCGAGAAAACGGGTGCGGAAGTGCTGGTTTCCTCCTGTCCTTTCTGCAAAAGAAACCTTGAAGATGCTGGGAGGAAAAGGGGAGGGATGGAAGTAAAGGATTTGAGCGAACTACTGGCGGAGGCCCTCGCATGA
- the mcrC gene encoding methyl-coenzyme M reductase I operon protein C — MRLGRKCRVVDCRETAGLGLGGGLAQRGTLAEAAEPDIIVLSMGPSPRHITKPVCEITYGLREAGFNVSVLVLKMGIGPPEELMDQVVGAAYSNLFPEEEEQIRRHKLALIHVGNVPRHFIPKVKVFLRNVALPAVVVSQAPVTMKDFAEAGIRTREYEPEVPETKGMVVEVVTGVIRGQTCSQEKLDEIIGKVKYWMERLKDGQARLGSGQG, encoded by the coding sequence GTGAGACTGGGAAGGAAGTGCAGGGTGGTGGACTGCAGGGAGACGGCTGGTTTGGGACTGGGAGGGGGTCTGGCCCAAAGGGGGACGCTCGCGGAGGCCGCTGAACCGGACATCATCGTTCTCTCGATGGGCCCCAGTCCTAGGCACATCACCAAGCCCGTGTGTGAGATCACCTATGGTTTGAGGGAGGCAGGCTTCAACGTCAGCGTGCTCGTGCTCAAGATGGGAATAGGTCCTCCAGAAGAACTCATGGATCAAGTGGTGGGTGCTGCCTATTCCAACCTCTTTCCAGAGGAGGAGGAACAGATACGCAGGCACAAGCTGGCCCTCATCCATGTGGGAAACGTTCCGAGGCACTTCATACCCAAGGTCAAGGTCTTCCTCCGAAACGTTGCCCTTCCTGCCGTGGTGGTTTCACAGGCACCCGTCACCATGAAGGATTTCGCAGAGGCTGGGATAAGAACGAGGGAATATGAGCCAGAAGTTCCTGAGACGAAAGGGATGGTGGTGGAGGTGGTGACGGGAGTGATAAGAGGACAGACTTGCTCTCAGGAGAAACTGGACGAGATCATAGGAAAAGTGAAGTATTGGATGGAGAGGCTAAAGGATGGACAGGCACGTTTGGGAAGTGGCCAAGGCTAG
- a CDS encoding methanogenesis marker 7 protein produces the protein MPGFLFEGGGYRHQELLELVEDLGGSVLQTRTIGTEVTITFFVPHEDVGVVEDLVRDLQGKLKKLPLIGSEIAVVSPTITRHHLPHPLCDVAEYLRREGAKTNMIGLARGPGQRTCQLGVEEKKLIEEHDAAVFVLGNFEHCLKEYKWKLFKDLSVPVIVTGGPELPSLPYAFSYISGMGRLPYRTRTFTEIGKLDEVARAVEKALEERRKKISLDPPLLSPLVLKGEIENRLEEIRKCGAPLPVTPRLKGVRVKLPYSRFAGVLREMEVAGYRLGEIAEIRRSLMRDYILVDLLPLSRLELSPKGVRAISGGMEV, from the coding sequence TTGCCCGGCTTTCTTTTTGAGGGTGGAGGTTACAGGCATCAGGAGCTCCTGGAGCTGGTGGAGGACTTGGGGGGCTCCGTCTTACAGACCAGGACGATAGGAACGGAGGTCACCATCACCTTCTTCGTTCCCCACGAGGATGTGGGGGTGGTGGAGGATTTGGTGAGGGACCTGCAGGGGAAGCTGAAAAAGCTTCCCCTGATAGGTTCTGAGATCGCGGTGGTTTCCCCCACCATCACCCGCCACCACCTTCCCCATCCCCTCTGCGATGTGGCGGAGTACCTGCGCAGGGAGGGTGCCAAGACCAACATGATAGGACTGGCCAGAGGACCGGGACAGAGGACATGTCAGCTGGGTGTGGAGGAGAAGAAACTGATAGAGGAACACGATGCGGCGGTCTTCGTGCTGGGGAATTTCGAGCACTGCTTGAAGGAATACAAGTGGAAGCTCTTCAAGGATCTTTCCGTTCCCGTGATCGTCACGGGTGGTCCGGAGCTTCCCTCCCTTCCCTACGCCTTCTCCTACATTTCAGGAATGGGAAGGCTTCCGTACAGGACTAGGACCTTCACGGAGATAGGGAAACTGGACGAGGTGGCAAGGGCGGTGGAGAAAGCGCTTGAGGAAAGGAGAAAAAAAATTTCGTTGGATCCTCCCCTTCTCTCACCCCTGGTTTTGAAGGGAGAGATAGAGAACAGGCTGGAGGAGATCAGGAAATGCGGAGCCCCCCTCCCCGTCACCCCGAGGCTAAAGGGGGTGAGGGTCAAGCTTCCCTACTCCAGGTTCGCGGGAGTGTTGAGGGAGATGGAGGTGGCGGGCTATAGGCTGGGAGAGATAGCCGAAATCCGTCGCTCTTTGATGAGAGATTATATCCTGGTGGACCTCCTCCCACTTTCGAGATTGGAGCTCTCTCCGAAAGGAGTCAGGGCTATAAGCGGAGGGATGGAAGTTTAA
- a CDS encoding FAD-binding oxidoreductase, with translation MSPKSLEKELAKLVGEENVSSDPTDLIPFERDDQFFLVPPHRPDVVVRPGSTKEVQAVLRLAHRLKIPVVPLASGINRKGLCIPSKGGILLDLRRMNRILEINEEMMTATIEPGVSFGQLVNEVKGTGLRVITPWAPSTASVLANYMLRGIYGPATRYGTDHLISIEVVLPDGRLLRTGSLNTPTSRPLPYCNIVNGPDLCKLFQANPGTMGVITKGTIRLYPMPEVIKPFMASFPNYEAMVKPAIELTVRDVVEACWTMTFTPSSLRTLTSGGRLEGLADLFEQDFFSMWLYVAGDRERVERDEEKMRKIVEENGGTFLPLPPETEEEMIKDEIWERTSVRGWKKGNLYGCSFYGVMKLAPEYYRVCREISFKYGFDEFHYEAVPVAPFHGQLAYNDPCILWDAGDPEQVRKMRRLHREIMRALLKVGIYGWFRPFPGVVESRKLGEYGRLWRALKDLIDPHHIMNPGKPPL, from the coding sequence ATGAGTCCCAAAAGTCTTGAGAAGGAGCTGGCCAAACTCGTGGGGGAAGAAAATGTCTCCTCCGATCCCACCGACCTCATCCCCTTCGAGAGGGATGATCAGTTCTTCCTGGTTCCTCCCCATCGACCGGATGTGGTCGTGAGGCCTGGTTCCACCAAGGAGGTGCAGGCCGTTCTTAGACTGGCCCACCGCCTGAAAATTCCCGTGGTACCCCTGGCCTCTGGGATCAACCGCAAGGGGCTCTGCATCCCCTCAAAGGGAGGAATCCTACTGGACCTCAGAAGAATGAACCGCATCCTCGAAATCAACGAGGAGATGATGACGGCCACGATAGAACCAGGAGTGAGCTTCGGACAGCTGGTAAACGAGGTGAAGGGGACTGGACTCAGGGTGATCACCCCTTGGGCTCCCTCCACGGCTTCGGTTCTAGCCAACTACATGCTCAGGGGAATCTACGGACCGGCCACCCGCTACGGAACCGACCACCTCATCTCCATAGAGGTGGTGCTTCCCGATGGAAGGCTCCTCAGGACGGGCTCCCTCAACACTCCCACCTCCCGTCCCCTCCCCTACTGCAACATCGTGAACGGACCCGACCTCTGCAAACTCTTCCAAGCCAACCCCGGAACGATGGGGGTGATCACGAAGGGAACGATAAGACTCTACCCCATGCCGGAGGTGATAAAACCCTTCATGGCTTCCTTCCCCAATTACGAAGCCATGGTGAAACCCGCCATCGAGCTCACCGTCAGGGACGTGGTGGAGGCCTGCTGGACGATGACCTTCACTCCCTCTTCCCTGCGCACCCTCACCAGCGGGGGAAGGCTGGAGGGTCTGGCCGATCTCTTCGAGCAGGATTTCTTCAGCATGTGGCTCTACGTGGCGGGGGATAGGGAGAGGGTGGAAAGGGATGAGGAAAAGATGAGGAAGATCGTGGAGGAAAACGGTGGGACCTTCCTCCCCTTGCCCCCCGAAACGGAAGAGGAGATGATCAAGGATGAAATCTGGGAAAGGACGAGCGTGAGGGGCTGGAAGAAGGGGAACCTCTACGGATGCTCCTTCTACGGCGTGATGAAGCTGGCCCCGGAATATTACAGGGTATGCAGGGAAATCAGCTTCAAGTACGGTTTCGACGAGTTCCATTATGAAGCCGTTCCCGTGGCCCCCTTCCACGGCCAGCTGGCCTACAACGATCCCTGCATCCTCTGGGATGCAGGAGATCCCGAACAGGTGAGGAAGATGAGGAGGCTCCACAGGGAAATCATGAGGGCCCTCCTGAAAGTGGGAATTTATGGCTGGTTCAGGCCTTTCCCAGGCGTGGTGGAGAGTAGAAAGCTAGGAGAATACGGGAGGCTGTGGAGGGCCCTGAAAGACCTCATCGACCCCCATCACATCATGAATCCTGGAAAGCCTCCCCTTTAG
- a CDS encoding DUF2099 family protein, producing MDRHVWEVAKARVVVEGGKIVSVGEPLTRFCPVLEALSGKGERSREGVRESMERRMELLGLSTPRRVLELEVLGVGFGASECLATALERGIIETTVTVCDGAGTVITNKPELVQGIGMAMSALLETSPLPEVIRRLEEKGAVVLDPSTAKMDQVEGVKKALSLGYRKIGVTVMGTEATLIEEMRRVEREKGALLLIIVIHTTGIGEELVPYLLKADMVHACASKVVREKIGPSARASFGKSIPVYALTELGERVLRMQEEKVGKSERAVKVETPRPPSPLR from the coding sequence ATGGACAGGCACGTTTGGGAAGTGGCCAAGGCTAGGGTGGTGGTGGAGGGAGGAAAAATAGTTTCCGTCGGGGAACCCCTCACTCGCTTCTGTCCCGTGCTCGAGGCCCTCAGCGGAAAGGGGGAAAGGAGTAGGGAGGGGGTGAGGGAATCCATGGAGAGGAGGATGGAGCTCTTGGGGCTTTCCACCCCCCGGAGGGTCTTGGAGCTGGAGGTGTTGGGTGTGGGCTTTGGGGCCTCGGAGTGTTTGGCCACGGCTTTGGAGAGGGGGATAATAGAAACCACGGTGACGGTCTGCGATGGGGCTGGGACCGTGATCACGAATAAACCCGAGCTCGTTCAGGGCATAGGAATGGCCATGAGCGCCCTGCTCGAGACGAGTCCCCTTCCCGAGGTGATACGGAGACTGGAGGAAAAGGGGGCAGTGGTCCTAGATCCCTCCACGGCAAAGATGGACCAAGTGGAAGGGGTGAAGAAGGCCCTTTCGTTGGGTTATCGTAAAATAGGGGTGACGGTGATGGGTACGGAGGCCACCCTCATAGAGGAAATGAGGAGGGTGGAGAGGGAGAAGGGGGCTCTCCTTTTGATCATCGTGATCCATACGACGGGAATAGGGGAGGAGCTAGTTCCATACCTTCTGAAGGCGGACATGGTTCATGCCTGTGCTTCGAAGGTGGTGAGGGAGAAGATAGGTCCCTCGGCCAGGGCCTCCTTCGGAAAGAGCATCCCCGTTTATGCCCTGACGGAGCTTGGGGAAAGGGTGCTGAGGATGCAGGAGGAAAAGGTGGGGAAAAGCGAGAGGGCGGTGAAGGTTGAAACTCCCCGTCCTCCCTCCCCCTTGCGCTGA
- a CDS encoding methanogenesis marker 17 protein yields MSEKVFVESLDPSYQYGYGVLMLKVIAEHALSELSLGGALEELRILVDMRKPLVAVRALLGPPLPPIRVMDCARVQEAADGIHVVLLDEGQAPFLAKLLREKFGGSLEQLDRWEVVVPAGAMPAKELERLVVSHPQERMRERIMDALERVIPVGFRVRYAEREGNSLLILASENPIPDGWVEEVKEALRKPPSPIPPEKMEGIRRKVEAAEILPKFKDGAMPWRL; encoded by the coding sequence GTGAGCGAGAAGGTTTTCGTCGAATCCCTGGATCCCTCCTACCAGTACGGTTACGGGGTTCTCATGCTCAAGGTGATAGCGGAGCACGCCCTTTCGGAGCTTTCCCTTGGAGGGGCGCTGGAGGAGCTGAGGATCCTGGTGGACATGAGAAAACCCCTCGTAGCCGTCAGGGCCCTTCTAGGTCCCCCCCTTCCCCCCATAAGGGTAATGGACTGTGCCAGGGTGCAGGAAGCCGCGGACGGAATCCATGTGGTGCTTCTGGATGAGGGGCAGGCCCCTTTCCTGGCCAAGCTCCTGAGGGAAAAGTTTGGGGGATCGCTGGAGCAGCTGGATAGATGGGAAGTGGTGGTACCGGCTGGAGCGATGCCGGCGAAGGAGCTCGAGAGGTTGGTGGTCTCCCATCCGCAGGAGAGGATGAGGGAGAGGATCATGGATGCCCTGGAGAGGGTGATACCCGTGGGCTTCAGAGTACGCTATGCGGAGAGGGAAGGGAACTCCCTCCTCATCTTGGCTTCTGAAAATCCCATTCCCGATGGATGGGTCGAGGAGGTGAAGGAGGCCCTGAGAAAGCCACCCTCCCCCATTCCCCCGGAGAAAATGGAGGGGATAAGGAGAAAGGTAGAGGCGGCCGAAATCCTTCCCAAGTTCAAGGATGGGGCCATGCCCTGGAGGTTGTAG
- a CDS encoding CoA-binding protein, with the protein MERGDFDLVFRPRGVAVVGASNNPSKFGFIFYYGLKNSGATVYPVNPKEEEVLGDKAYPTVDAIPHPVDYAVISIPAASVPKVIEDCGRKGVKAVSIYTAGYGEEGTEEGRRRERELAETARRSGVRVIGPNCIGVYCPKGRLSFFAGLPLWEGDVAFLSQSGGHAEEFAYKAENWGIGFSKIVSFGNSCDVTCEELLEYLEEDPDTKIIGMYVEGAKNGRKFFEVLKRTAAKKPVVVWKGGETEAGARAVASHTGSLAGSAQVWRAAIRQAGAIQVEDFEEMADVISALRLLPLPKGRRVAVVGAGGGAGVASTDACEKNGLRVAPLQEETMRKLERVVPPLGTSVKNPVDLSYFVLFNFSLMEECVKILAADPGIDMLIAHVSHLDMMMKALPTPEEEVLRVLARIKKDMEEFPEKPLAVVLAVESDFEVQKKKVEVRERLVKSGMCVFPTTARAARALSHLAFLREVREKRAKGEAFQDS; encoded by the coding sequence ATGGAAAGAGGGGACTTCGACCTCGTTTTCCGTCCCAGGGGGGTGGCGGTGGTTGGGGCCTCCAACAACCCTTCCAAGTTCGGTTTCATCTTCTACTATGGTCTGAAGAATTCCGGTGCCACCGTCTATCCCGTCAACCCCAAAGAGGAGGAGGTGCTGGGGGACAAGGCCTATCCCACGGTGGATGCCATTCCCCATCCCGTGGACTATGCAGTGATTTCCATCCCCGCGGCCTCCGTGCCCAAGGTGATAGAGGATTGCGGCAGGAAGGGTGTGAAGGCCGTCAGCATTTACACGGCCGGTTATGGGGAGGAGGGGACGGAGGAGGGGAGGAGGAGGGAAAGGGAGCTGGCGGAGACGGCTAGGAGGAGCGGGGTGAGGGTGATAGGACCGAATTGCATAGGGGTTTACTGTCCCAAGGGCAGGCTCTCCTTCTTCGCCGGTCTCCCCCTCTGGGAAGGTGATGTGGCTTTTCTTTCCCAAAGCGGAGGACATGCCGAGGAATTCGCCTATAAGGCGGAAAACTGGGGAATAGGCTTCAGCAAGATCGTGAGTTTCGGGAATTCTTGTGATGTTACCTGCGAAGAACTCCTCGAATACTTGGAGGAGGATCCGGATACCAAGATCATAGGAATGTACGTGGAAGGGGCAAAGAACGGAAGGAAGTTCTTCGAAGTGCTGAAGAGGACGGCGGCGAAGAAGCCCGTGGTGGTTTGGAAGGGGGGAGAAACGGAGGCGGGAGCAAGGGCGGTGGCCTCCCATACCGGTTCGCTGGCGGGCTCAGCCCAGGTGTGGAGGGCGGCCATCAGACAGGCAGGGGCCATCCAAGTGGAGGATTTCGAGGAAATGGCGGATGTCATTTCCGCCCTCAGGCTCCTTCCCCTGCCCAAGGGGAGGAGGGTGGCAGTGGTGGGGGCGGGAGGGGGAGCAGGGGTGGCTTCTACCGACGCGTGTGAGAAAAACGGTCTGAGGGTGGCCCCCCTTCAAGAGGAGACGATGAGAAAACTGGAGAGGGTAGTTCCACCTCTGGGCACCTCTGTGAAGAATCCGGTCGACCTCTCCTACTTCGTGCTCTTCAACTTCTCCCTCATGGAGGAGTGTGTGAAGATCCTCGCCGCCGATCCCGGAATTGACATGTTGATAGCACATGTGAGCCACTTGGACATGATGATGAAGGCCCTCCCCACTCCCGAGGAGGAAGTGCTCAGGGTTTTGGCAAGGATAAAGAAAGATATGGAGGAGTTCCCAGAAAAACCCCTAGCCGTCGTACTTGCAGTGGAATCGGATTTCGAGGTTCAAAAGAAAAAGGTGGAAGTGAGGGAAAGACTCGTGAAGAGTGGGATGTGCGTTTTTCCCACCACGGCCAGGGCGGCAAGGGCCCTTTCCCACCTAGCTTTCCTGAGGGAGGTCAGGGAAAAGAGGGCTAAAGGGGAGGCTTTCCAGGATTCATGA
- a CDS encoding MBL fold metallo-hydrolase: MKVREGIYLVKPGKVIYDEVSVQYASSSVVLIDDGKLILVDTALSEDWPLLLEGIRRAGFHPSEVEMVVNTHLHPDHMGCNDKFEAEHYAHPLEIERTGVDGYLPCPSKLSARVRVMETPGHVEGHLSVLFEGVVVAGDAIPTRKHHEEGIIPRIHTNAEKARESMRRIAEVAEVIIPGHDLPFGVRKRV, translated from the coding sequence ATGAAGGTGAGGGAAGGAATTTACCTGGTGAAGCCAGGAAAGGTGATTTACGATGAAGTTTCGGTCCAGTACGCCTCTTCCTCTGTGGTTCTCATCGACGATGGAAAGCTGATCCTGGTGGATACCGCCCTGTCCGAGGATTGGCCCCTATTGCTGGAGGGAATAAGGAGAGCCGGCTTCCATCCCTCCGAGGTGGAAATGGTGGTGAACACCCATCTCCATCCGGATCACATGGGATGTAACGATAAGTTCGAGGCGGAGCATTACGCCCATCCCCTCGAAATAGAGAGGACGGGTGTGGATGGGTATCTCCCCTGTCCTTCCAAGCTTTCGGCGAGGGTGAGGGTGATGGAAACTCCCGGTCACGTGGAAGGACATCTCTCGGTGCTCTTCGAAGGGGTGGTGGTGGCGGGTGATGCCATCCCAACCAGAAAGCATCATGAGGAGGGGATTATCCCCAGGATCCACACGAATGCGGAAAAGGCCAGGGAAAGCATGCGGAGGATAGCGGAAGTGGCGGAAGTGATCATACCGGGGCATGACCTCCCCTTCGGGGTGAGGAAGAGGGTTTGA
- a CDS encoding PLP-dependent aspartate aminotransferase family protein, whose product MERKGFATKAVHGGEEPCPLTGAHVVPIYQTSTFVLGKELPPRYVYTRHGNPTQEVLEKKMALLEGGEAALATASGMAAILVSLLALAEKGKKMACSLAVYGGTYNLMRNLLPRLGMEVQMFDPRKREEVEGVLRKGAKILFLETPTNPTLDLVDLKEVGDLAEEKGAEVVVDNTFMTPYYQRPLELGAKVVVYSATKYLCGHGDALGGIVVGERELVEEARKMLVLTGGAISPFNAWLIVRGLKTLPLRMEKHSQNALKVAEFLSSHPKVKGVKYPGLPSHPQHELARRQMKGFGGMLAFELEGMEEVYRMMGKLELVRCAVSLGDVSSLIEHPASMTHRSLPQEERERIGIGEGLVRMSVGVEDAEDIISDLEKALSFG is encoded by the coding sequence ATGGAGAGGAAGGGTTTCGCCACCAAGGCGGTCCATGGGGGTGAGGAGCCCTGTCCCCTGACGGGAGCACACGTTGTTCCCATCTACCAGACCTCCACCTTTGTGCTCGGCAAGGAACTCCCTCCCAGGTACGTTTACACCAGACACGGAAACCCCACCCAAGAGGTGCTGGAGAAGAAAATGGCCCTCCTGGAGGGAGGGGAGGCGGCCTTGGCCACGGCTTCCGGAATGGCGGCCATCCTAGTCTCCCTCCTTGCCCTGGCGGAGAAGGGGAAGAAGATGGCTTGCTCTTTGGCGGTCTACGGGGGGACATACAATCTGATGAGGAACCTCCTCCCCAGGCTGGGGATGGAGGTGCAGATGTTCGATCCCAGGAAAAGGGAGGAGGTGGAAGGGGTTCTGAGGAAGGGGGCCAAGATCCTCTTCTTGGAGACCCCCACCAATCCGACCCTCGATTTGGTGGATCTGAAGGAGGTGGGTGACCTGGCGGAGGAAAAGGGGGCTGAGGTGGTGGTGGACAATACTTTCATGACCCCTTATTACCAGCGACCGCTGGAGCTGGGAGCGAAGGTGGTGGTGTACAGCGCCACCAAGTACCTGTGCGGTCATGGGGATGCCCTTGGAGGAATAGTGGTGGGGGAAAGGGAATTGGTGGAGGAGGCTAGGAAGATGTTGGTTCTCACGGGGGGAGCGATAAGTCCCTTCAACGCTTGGTTGATCGTGAGGGGACTCAAAACCCTTCCCCTGCGGATGGAGAAACACAGTCAGAACGCCCTCAAGGTGGCGGAGTTCCTCAGCTCCCATCCGAAGGTGAAGGGGGTGAAGTATCCAGGGCTCCCCTCCCATCCGCAGCATGAGCTGGCCAGGAGGCAGATGAAAGGTTTTGGTGGAATGCTGGCCTTCGAGCTGGAGGGAATGGAGGAGGTTTACAGGATGATGGGCAAGCTTGAACTGGTGAGGTGCGCGGTCAGTCTGGGTGATGTTTCTTCCCTCATAGAGCATCCGGCCTCCATGACCCACCGCTCCCTTCCCCAAGAGGAGAGGGAGAGGATAGGGATAGGGGAGGGATTGGTGAGGATGTCGGTGGGGGTGGAGGATGCGGAAGATATAATAAGTGATTTGGAGAAGGCATTGAGTTTTGGGTGA
- a CDS encoding DUF2117 domain-containing protein, whose amino-acid sequence MLLFYDIKPEEDRHGARIRLVRLLRKKGGIPIQRSTWLLPALDEELMHLLEEIREKGGVIFLSEWKPIPLREIKKSGPIRVGVVIQGTRTIEEGIAERILRLLEGWGIKTEIKISGTMGRMAALSQGWEGDGKEFSLPSQALEELSKKNPDFLLLLTGCKSLENGVYMGRKIVENAKLVRLLRIPLTQVETAEGGTVIHWSGDPFLSEKLAKSLSLELRSPPPFTSRIERKGGRVYRKLMGVRPGEKILVNGYVVGESLSSNVTLIAKDGRLEEILGGKKYPRGIQKVGKIDLAKATVKTLRTLRILGPKEARGEERRGNRLVLIERADTSLEKAQGARMVITVGDDTTFITHEILSKLGIPVLGLIDGDADGLLEKSGGKEAGSNLYLVRVSAGKDDEAGRILKKRLFKEKPWIRMRGTPEEVRRKVVRILGELVREVVTL is encoded by the coding sequence TTGCTCCTCTTCTACGACATAAAACCGGAAGAAGACAGGCACGGAGCCAGAATACGTCTGGTCAGACTCCTCCGCAAAAAGGGTGGCATCCCCATCCAGCGCTCCACCTGGCTCCTCCCCGCCCTGGACGAAGAACTCATGCACCTCCTCGAAGAAATCAGGGAAAAAGGCGGAGTGATTTTCCTCTCCGAATGGAAACCCATCCCCCTGCGCGAGATAAAAAAGTCAGGACCCATCCGCGTGGGTGTGGTGATCCAAGGGACAAGAACCATAGAGGAGGGAATAGCGGAGAGGATCTTGAGGTTGTTGGAAGGGTGGGGCATCAAAACGGAAATCAAGATCAGTGGCACGATGGGGAGGATGGCCGCCCTGAGTCAGGGATGGGAAGGCGACGGGAAGGAGTTTTCTCTCCCAAGCCAAGCCTTGGAGGAACTGAGCAAAAAGAATCCCGACTTCCTTCTCCTCCTCACGGGATGCAAGTCCTTGGAAAACGGGGTGTACATGGGGAGGAAAATCGTGGAGAACGCCAAACTGGTAAGACTCTTGAGGATTCCCTTAACGCAGGTGGAGACGGCCGAAGGTGGGACGGTCATCCACTGGTCGGGCGATCCCTTTTTGAGCGAAAAGCTTGCCAAATCCCTCTCCCTCGAGCTGAGGTCCCCCCCACCCTTCACCTCCAGAATTGAAAGAAAGGGGGGAAGGGTCTACCGGAAACTGATGGGGGTGAGGCCTGGAGAAAAGATCTTGGTGAACGGATACGTGGTGGGTGAGAGCCTCTCCTCTAACGTTACGCTGATAGCTAAGGATGGAAGACTGGAGGAAATCCTGGGGGGAAAGAAGTATCCCCGCGGTATCCAAAAGGTGGGGAAAATAGATCTCGCCAAAGCAACCGTCAAAACCCTTCGTACCTTGAGGATCCTTGGTCCCAAGGAAGCGAGAGGGGAAGAAAGAAGGGGGAATAGACTGGTTCTGATAGAAAGGGCCGATACCTCCTTGGAAAAGGCTCAGGGGGCGAGGATGGTGATCACGGTGGGTGACGACACTACCTTCATCACCCACGAAATCCTCTCCAAGTTGGGCATACCCGTTCTGGGGCTGATAGATGGTGATGCCGATGGATTGTTGGAGAAATCGGGGGGGAAGGAAGCCGGGTCGAATCTCTACCTCGTGAGGGTGAGTGCGGGAAAGGATGACGAAGCGGGGAGGATCCTAAAGAAGAGGCTTTTCAAAGAGAAACCCTGGATAAGGATGAGGGGAACCCCGGAGGAGGTGAGGAGGAAGGTGGTGAGGATCCTAGGAGAACTGGTCAGGGAGGTAGTGACCCTTTAA